In a genomic window of Meleagris gallopavo isolate NT-WF06-2002-E0010 breed Aviagen turkey brand Nicholas breeding stock chromosome 1, Turkey_5.1, whole genome shotgun sequence:
- the HSPA14 gene encoding heat shock 70 kDa protein 14 produces the protein MAAIGVHLXATCACAAVYKDGRADVVANDAGDRVTPAVVAFAENDQVVGLAAKQSRIRNISNTVVKVKQILGRSSGDPQAKKYIKESKCSVVEKNGKLQYEIDNKLISPEDVAKLIFSKMKETAQSALGSDVNDVVITVPFDFGENQKNALGEAAAAAGFNVMRLIHEPSAALLAYGIGQDSPLGDSNVLVYKLGGTSLSITVIEVNSGIYRVLATNTDDGIGGVCFTEALAQHLASEFQRSCKHDIRGNPRAMMKLMNSADVAKHSLSTLGSANCFVDSLYDGLDFDCNVSRARFELICSSLFSKCVEAIKKLLEQVEFTAEDINKVVLCGGSARIPKLQQLIKDIFPNVELLSSIPPDEVIPIGAAIEAGILLGKENPSLEEEALFIECSAKDILLKGVDETGADKFTVLFPSGTPLPARRQHTLHAPGNTSSVCLELYESLGKSPMNEENKFAQIVLQDLDKKEDGLHDLLTVLTMKRDGSLHVTCTDQDTGKCEVITVEVAS, from the exons ATGGCGGCCATCGGCGTTCACCTG NNCGCTACCTGCGCGTGTGCCGCTGTCTACAAG GACGGCCGCGCCGATGTGGTCGCTAACGACGCCGGAGACAGAGTGACTCCTGCGGTTGTGGCTTTCGCAGAGAACGA TCAGGTTGTGGGCTtggctgcaaagcagagcagaataAGGAACATTTCCAACACTGTGGTGAAAGTGAAGCAGATCCTGGGGAGGAG TTCTGGAGACCCCCAAgcaaagaaatatattaaagaaagcaaatgttcG GTTGTTGAGAAGAATGGAAAACTTCAATATGAGATAGATAATAAACTTATTAGCCCAGAAGATGTGGCAAAActaattttcagtaaaatgaaag AAACTGCTCAATCTGCATTGGGTTCAGATGTAAATGACGTTGTTATCACTGTACCATTTGATTTtggagagaatcagaaaaatgCCCTTGG ggaagcagctgcagctgctggtttTAATGTTATGAGATTAATTCATGAAccctctgcagctctcctggcTTACGGAATTGGCCAAGATTCACCACTGG GTGACAGCAATGTGTTGGTTTATAAACTTGGTGGAACATCGCTTTCTATCACAGTTATAGAGGTAAACAGTGGAATATATCGTGTGCTTGCTACAAACACAGATGATGGCATTGGTGGAGTGTGCTTCACAGAAGCTTTAGCACAACACTTAGCATCTGAATTCCAGAG GTCTTGTAAGCATGATATCAGAGGAAATCCCAGGGCTATGATGAAGTTAATGAACAGTGCTGATGTTGCAAAGCACTCATTATCAACATTGGGAAGTGCAAACTGTTTTGTAGATTCACTGTACGATGGATTGGATTTTGATTGTAATGTATCCAG ggcCAGATTTGAACTTATCTGTTCTTCGCTTTTTAGTAAGTGTGTAGAAGCAATTAAAAAGCTCTTGGAGCAAGTTGAATTTACAGCTGAGGATATCAATAAG GTAGTTTTGTGTGGTGGATCTGCTCGAATCCCAAAACTGCAGCAGCTGATCAAAGACATCTTCCCAAATGTGGAACTACTGAGCTCAATACCTCCGGATGAAGTTATTCCCATTGGTGCAGCGATAGAGGCAGGAATCCTACTAGGGAAAGAAAATCCTTCTCTAGAAGAAGAGGCGTTGTTTATTGAGTGTTCTGCCAAGGATATTCTTCTTAAG ggaGTAGATGAGACGGGGGCTGACAAATTCACAGTGCTATTTCCATCAGGGACCCCGTTACCAGCTCGAAGGCAGCACACCTTGCATGCTCCTGGAAACACTTCTTCTGTATGCCTTGAACTGTATGAGTCGTTAGGGAAAAGTCCTATGAACgaagaaaacaaatttgcaCAA aTTGTGCTCCAGGATTTAGATAAAAAGGAAGATGGCCTACATGATCTATTGACTGTTCTTACTATGAAAAG ggATGGATCCTTGCATGTTACCTGCACAGATCAAGATACTGGAAAGTGTGAAGTCATCACTGTTGAAGTGGCATCATAA
- the SUV39H2 gene encoding histone-lysine N-methyltransferase SUV39H2, producing the protein MWGLRAWYVPCLASHETLQELCRKENLRCKSIGITNKSLKSYEVEYLCDYKVEEGKEYYLVKWKGWPESSNTWEPQKNLKCPKLLENFLSDKDEYLSRMKEGKALKVRNSVKALKPAVADYIVKKAKQRIALQRWKEELNRKKNHKGMILVENTVDLEGPPIDFYYINEYKPAPGINVINGITTGCECSDCPAEKCCPKEAGFILAYNKRKKLKIQPGLPIYECNSFCRCGPDCPNRIVQKGTQYSLCIFRTNNGRGWGVKTLQKIKTNSFVMEYVGEVITSEEAERRGQFYDNQGNTYLFDLDYDSDEFTVDAARYGNVSHFVNHSCDPNLQVFNVFIDNLDLRLPRIALFSTRTIKAGEELTFDYQMKGSIDLTSDSADGLSPSRKRIRTVCKCGAVCCRGYLN; encoded by the exons ATGTGGGGACTCCGGG CTTGGTATGTGCCATGTCTAGCTTCACATGAGACCCTCCAAGAATTATGTAGGAAGGAAAATCTGAGATGTAAATCCATTGGAATCACCAACAAGAGTCTAAAGAGTTATGAGGTGGAATATTTGTGTGACTACAAGGTAGAAGAG GGCAAAGAATACTATCTTGTGAAATGGAAAGGATGGCCAGAATCTTCAAATACTTGGGAAcctcagaaaaatctgaaatgccCAAAACTTCTTGAAAACTTCCTTAGTGACAAAGATGAATACTTATCTCGGATGAAAgaaggcaaagcactgaaaGTGAGAAACAGTGTAAaagctttgaaacctgcagttGCAGATTACATTGTAAAGAAGGCTAAACAAAGAATAGCTCTGCAGAGATGGAAGGAAGAACTcaacaggaaaaagaatcaTAAAGGAATGATTCTGGTAGAAAACACTGTGGATCTTGAAGGTCCTCCTATAGACTTCTATTACATTAATGAGTATAAGCCTGCTCCGGGGATAAACGTAATAAATGGAATAACAACTGGCTGTGAATGCTCAGACTGCCCTGCTGAGAAGTGCTGTCCAAAAGAAGCTGGTTTTATTTTGGCTTATAATAAACGAAAGAAGCTGAAAATCCAGCCTGGCTTGCCCATCTATGAATGCAATTCATTTTGTAGGTGTGGTCCTGACTGCCCTAATAGGATAGTACAGAAAGGTACACAATATTCTCTTTGCATCTTCAGAACTAACAACGGCCGAGGCTGGGGAgtgaaaacacttcagaaaattaAGACCAACAGTTTTGTGATGGAGTATGTTGGAGAG gTGATTACAAGTGAGGAAGCAGAGAGACGAGGCCAATTCTATGACAACCAGGGGAATACGTACTTGTTTGATTTGGACTATGACTCAGATGAGTTTACAGTAGATGCAGCTCGATACGGAAACGTGTCCCACTTTGTGAATCACAGT TGTGATCCCAATCTTCAAGTCTTCAATGTATTTATCGATAACCTTGACCTGCGTCTTCCTCGAATAGCACTGTTTTCCACAAGAACCATcaaggctggagaagagctgACCTTTGACTACCAGATGAAAG